From the Musa acuminata AAA Group cultivar baxijiao chromosome BXJ1-2, Cavendish_Baxijiao_AAA, whole genome shotgun sequence genome, one window contains:
- the LOC135595934 gene encoding ankyrin repeat domain-containing protein 2A-like, with amino-acid sequence MASGSKDDKPSSGEKSEASSTQQQAGGLGTTSTPAAGFPANPFDFSSMQNLLNDPTIKEMAEQIAKDPVFSQMAEQLQKSVHSVGQEGVPPLDPQQYVSTMQQVMQNPQFMNMAERLGNAIMQDPGMSSMLDSLANPAQKEQIEERMARMKDDPSLKTILEEIESGGPSAMMKYWNDPEVLQKLGQAMGVGPSDDGVTSTELSGPEEAEDGGYEDESIVHHTASIGDVEGLKKALDSGSDKDEEDSEGRRALHFACGYGEVKCTQILLEAGAVVNVLDKNKNTPLHYAAGYGRKECVALLLEYGASVTVRNLDGKTAIDVARLNNQDEVLKLFEKDAFL; translated from the exons ATGGCTTCCGGAAGTAAAG ATGACAAGCCTAGCTCAGGTGAGAAATCTGAAGCATCATCTACCCAACAGCAAGCTGGTGGCCTAGGGACAACTTCAACTCCAGCGGCAGGGTTTCCAGCGAATCCTTTTGATTTTTCTTCTATGCAGAACCTCCTTAAT GATCCGACAATTAAAGAAATGGCTGAGCAGATTGCTAAGGACCCTGTATTCAGTCAAATGGCTGAACAGCTTCAAAAGAGTGTCCATAGCGTAGGTCAAGAAGGTGTCCCTCCATTGGATCCTCAACAATACGTTTCAACGATGCAGCAAGTCATGCAAAATCCTCAGTTCATGAATATGGCTGAACGCCTTGGAAATGCTATCATGCAG gATCCTGGAATGTCTTCAATGCTTGACAGTTTGGCAAATCCTGCTCAAAAAGAACAGATTGAAGAACGAATGGCTCGCATGAAGGATGATCCATCCCTGAAgacaattcttgaagagatagaaAGCGGAGGTCCCTCTGCAATGATGAA GTACTGGAATGATCCTGAAGTTCTACAAAAGCTTGGTCAAGCCATGGGAGTTGGGCCTTCAGATGATGGTGTTACGTCTACTGAGCTTTCAGGACCTGAAGAAGCAGAAGATGGTGGATATGAGGATGAATCTATTGTTCATCACACTGCTAGTATTGGTGATGTTGAG GGTTTGAAGAAGGCCTTAGATTCTGGATCAGACAAGGATGAAGAGGACTCAGAGGGAAGAAGAGCTTTGCATTTTGCTTGTGGTTACGGTGAG GTGAAATGTACTCAGATCCTTCTTGAAGCAGGAGCTGTAGTGAATGTATTGGACAAGAACAAGAACACTCCACTTCACTATGCTGCTGGCTATGGGCGCAAAGAGTGTGTGGCACTGCTTTTGGAGTATGGTGCATCTGT CACTGTGCGGAATCTGGACGGGAAGACTGCAATTGATGTCGCCAGGCTGAACAATCAAGATGAGGTCCTGAAGTTGTTTGAGAAGGATGCCTTTCTTTAA